Within Deltaproteobacteria bacterium HGW-Deltaproteobacteria-18, the genomic segment ATTTGGCACTGCCGGGCGCCTGACCACACGCACTTGCAGTGCACAAAGAATAGGTCCTATAGGTCCCATGAGACCCATAGGACCTATTCTTTTAAGGAGAATTTTATGACCAGCACCCCTGTTCAGCACCTTTACGCCGAAGACTTGAGCCATTGCTACGGTTGCGGAAAAAACAACGCCCAGGGCCTGCATATCCAGACCCACTTTGATGGAGAGCAGGGCGTGGGGCGTTTTACGCCCCGGCCGGAACATATTGCGCTGCCCGGGTTCGTTTATGGCGGCATGCTCGCTTCGCTGGTGGATT encodes:
- a CDS encoding thioesterase; protein product: MTSTPVQHLYAEDLSHCYGCGKNNAQGLHIQTHFDGEQGVGRFTPRPEHIALPGFVYGGMLASLVD